A single region of the Neisseriaceae bacterium genome encodes:
- the ftsA gene encoding cell division protein FtsA yields MRDRRYLCSLDIGTSKIVALLGEVQEGDVIDVIGIGQAPSRGLRAGMVTNIDATAQSIRQAVEEAQLMADRDIDRVIIGIAGNHVRSVNSAGVVKIKDGEVHQADIDRAIEAAKAVNIPPDHQVLHTVMREFIIDNQAGVKEPLGMSGMRLETGVHIITGAVTAIQNLEKCVNRCNLITEDIILQPLASSMAVLTEDEKELGVCCIDIGGGTTDIAVYINGAIRHTAVIPVAGDLITKDLAQALRTPHAAAEYIKIHHGIAVSDLNMEDEMIEVPSVGNRQSRQISRKNLASIIGPRVEDILEVVINELESASCPADLLTSGIVITGGTALLEGMLELAEDMFNLPVRIGVPREIGGMSERLKNPRYATAVGLLQHAYEADLKAYSQVYSYDGAFIKKIVSLFKNYF; encoded by the coding sequence ATGAGAGATAGAAGATACTTGTGTTCATTAGATATAGGTACCTCTAAGATAGTTGCTTTATTGGGTGAAGTGCAAGAGGGTGATGTGATTGATGTGATCGGTATAGGTCAAGCTCCTTCAAGAGGTCTGCGAGCTGGTATGGTGACTAATATTGATGCGACTGCTCAATCCATAAGGCAAGCAGTTGAAGAAGCTCAATTAATGGCAGACAGAGATATTGATCGGGTAATTATAGGAATTGCAGGCAATCATGTTAGGAGTGTTAATTCTGCAGGGGTGGTTAAAATCAAGGATGGAGAAGTTCATCAAGCAGATATTGATCGAGCAATAGAAGCGGCTAAAGCAGTAAATATACCACCTGATCATCAAGTATTGCACACTGTTATGAGAGAGTTTATCATTGATAATCAAGCAGGTGTTAAAGAACCTTTGGGTATGAGTGGGATGCGTCTTGAAACCGGTGTACATATTATTACTGGGGCAGTGACTGCGATTCAAAATTTGGAAAAGTGTGTTAATCGTTGTAATTTAATTACCGAAGATATTATTTTACAACCGTTGGCTAGTTCAATGGCTGTATTGACAGAAGATGAGAAAGAATTAGGCGTATGTTGTATTGATATAGGAGGTGGTACTACTGATATTGCTGTATATATTAATGGTGCTATCCGTCATACAGCAGTTATTCCAGTGGCAGGAGATTTGATTACTAAAGATTTGGCTCAAGCGTTAAGAACACCCCATGCAGCCGCAGAGTATATTAAAATTCACCACGGAATTGCTGTATCTGACTTGAATATGGAAGATGAAATGATTGAGGTACCTAGCGTAGGTAATCGTCAATCAAGGCAAATTTCTAGGAAGAACCTAGCCAGTATTATTGGTCCAAGAGTTGAAGATATTCTAGAAGTTGTGATTAATGAGTTAGAAAGTGCGAGTTGTCCTGCTGACTTATTAACTTCAGGTATAGTGATTACAGGTGGAACTGCTTTATTAGAGGGAATGCTTGAATTGGCAGAGGATATGTTTAATTTACCAGTAAGAATAGGGGTGCCTCGAGAGATTGGAGGAATGTCTGAGCGTTTGAAAAATCCCCGTTATGCCACTGCAGTTGGTTTGTTGCAGCATGCCTATGAGGCGGATTTAAAGGCCTATTCACAAGTTTATAGTTATGACGGGGCATTCATAAAAAAAATAGTTAGTTTATTTAAAAATTATTTTTAA
- a CDS encoding FtsQ-type POTRA domain-containing protein — MQPKNIRKYQKPNLLKTTIRIVLVLVLLGGSTAFLCWIYNYSNWFPIRNFNVITQSGSLQHVTAEEINTLLTPYRSGFNFLSINLNGVKEKFEQKSWIDKVEVGRSWPDTIKIVISERQPLAKWKTHDKTKKSYLVDNKGNLFEADIAEADIKNSLVWFEGSINTEKIIFDLYYQIYPMLKKYNINVEKLEYTTRSTWILHIDDGIKIYLGRENVVSKLSQLLVVWNKLLESDDRPIQEIHMEYSNGFSVKY, encoded by the coding sequence ATGCAACCTAAAAATATACGGAAATACCAAAAACCTAACTTGCTTAAGACCACTATTAGGATTGTGTTAGTTTTGGTTCTGTTAGGAGGTAGTACTGCATTTTTGTGTTGGATTTACAATTATTCTAATTGGTTCCCTATTCGTAATTTTAATGTGATAACACAAAGTGGTAGTTTGCAACATGTGACAGCAGAGGAAATTAATACATTGTTGACGCCTTATCGTAGTGGTTTCAATTTCTTGAGTATTAATTTAAATGGTGTAAAAGAGAAATTTGAACAAAAAAGCTGGATTGATAAAGTAGAAGTAGGTAGGTCTTGGCCAGATACTATTAAAATAGTAATTTCAGAAAGGCAACCATTAGCTAAATGGAAAACACATGATAAGACAAAAAAGTCATATTTAGTAGATAATAAAGGCAATTTGTTTGAAGCAGATATAGCAGAAGCAGATATAAAAAATTCTTTAGTATGGTTTGAGGGATCGATTAATACTGAGAAAATTATTTTTGATTTATATTACCAAATTTATCCGATGTTAAAGAAATACAATATAAATGTTGAAAAATTAGAATATACTACTCGTTCTACTTGGATTCTGCATATTGATGATGGTATAAAGATCTATTTAGGACGAGAGAACGTAGTGTCGAAATTATCTCAATTACTAGTTGTTTGGAATAAATTGTTAGAAAGTGATGACCGCCCTATACAGGAAATTCATATGGAATATAGCAATGGTTTTTCAGTTAAATACTAA
- a CDS encoding D-alanine--D-alanine ligase, which produces MEFNFNKVAILYGGKSLEREISLMSGQAVYQALINKNINAELFDPSEQDIFELKKQGFDVAFVVLHGGSGENGEIQSCLEMMAIPYTGSDSRACVLSDDKYLTKLLWEKENLPIADYVLVNNESKLEACEQLGFPLFMKPTREGSSIGVHKIKDRTELLEVYTKLSTQYTEVIAETFLSGGEFSCPIIGSEALPVVKIEPSNEFYDYEAKYLRNDTVYSCPAGLSEEDERYAKQICLQAFNSLGCSNWGRVDFMRGVDGKFYLLEVNAAPGMTTHSLVPKSAFEYGLNFEQLCLRILSYAT; this is translated from the coding sequence ATGGAATTTAATTTTAATAAGGTAGCTATCCTATATGGGGGGAAATCTTTGGAAAGAGAGATTTCTCTAATGAGTGGACAGGCAGTGTATCAAGCACTGATCAATAAAAATATCAATGCAGAGCTATTTGATCCTTCTGAGCAAGATATTTTTGAACTAAAAAAGCAAGGCTTTGATGTTGCTTTCGTCGTATTACATGGTGGCTCTGGAGAAAATGGGGAAATACAGTCTTGTCTAGAGATGATGGCTATTCCTTATACTGGTTCAGACTCTAGAGCGTGTGTATTGAGTGATGATAAGTATTTAACCAAGTTGTTATGGGAAAAGGAAAATTTACCTATTGCCGATTATGTTTTGGTAAATAATGAATCAAAACTAGAAGCCTGTGAGCAGCTGGGCTTCCCTTTATTTATGAAACCTACACGTGAAGGTAGTAGTATTGGTGTGCACAAGATTAAAGATAGAACAGAATTATTGGAAGTGTACACAAAATTATCAACACAATATACAGAAGTTATTGCTGAAACTTTTTTAAGTGGAGGAGAGTTTTCATGTCCCATCATTGGATCAGAGGCCTTACCTGTGGTGAAGATAGAGCCGAGTAATGAGTTTTATGACTATGAAGCAAAATATCTAAGAAATGATACTGTGTATAGTTGTCCTGCTGGTTTGTCGGAGGAGGACGAGCGGTATGCGAAACAAATTTGTCTACAAGCTTTCAATAGTTTAGGTTGTAGTAACTGGGGAAGAGTAGATTTTATGAGAGGTGTAGATGGAAAATTTTATTTGTTAGAAGTTAATGCTGCTCCAGGAATGACAACTCATAGTTTAGTTCCAAAATCGGCTTTTGAATATGGTTTGAATTTTGAACAACTTTGCTTAAGAATTTTAAGTTATGCAACCTAA
- a CDS encoding UDP-N-acetylmuramate--L-alanine ligase, producing the protein MKNRVKRIHFIGIGGTGMCGIAEVLHNLGYQISGSDMVSSASTQHLQAIGVKVFQGHKLEHVQDVEVVVTSTAIQPDNPELISALSSNIPVIPRALMLSELMRFRRGIAVAGTHGKTTTTSMLASILDVGNFDPTYVIGGRLNSVATNAKLGKGEFIIVEADESDASFLYLTPLFSIVTNIDEDHMETYEFSMEKLHQAFIEFVHRLPFYGKAFLCIENENINCILPEIKKPYSTYGLTKEADIFATDITANGIQMQFIVNVKRVGELLQFPVTLNFPGQHSVLNALGAIGVALECGTEISAIQEGLMKFQGVGRRFQSYGEINLVGNKGSALVIDDYGHHPIEIRSTILAAKQAYPGKRLVLVFQPHRYTRTRDLFEDFIEVLQMADLVILTDVYAAGEKPIVAADSKTLTRSLRVQSNVEPIYQGDISKVAETLFNIAQDNDLILTMGAGSINKIASQLVALSQKNRG; encoded by the coding sequence ATGAAAAATAGAGTAAAACGTATTCATTTTATTGGTATTGGAGGTACAGGCATGTGTGGTATTGCTGAAGTACTCCATAATTTAGGGTATCAAATTTCTGGTTCAGATATGGTTAGCAGTGCGAGTACTCAGCATCTTCAAGCGATTGGTGTTAAAGTATTTCAAGGACATAAACTAGAACATGTGCAAGATGTTGAAGTAGTGGTTACTTCAACGGCTATTCAGCCAGATAATCCTGAATTAATTAGCGCCTTATCTTCCAATATCCCTGTTATACCTAGGGCTTTAATGTTATCCGAGTTGATGAGATTTAGAAGAGGTATTGCAGTTGCAGGAACCCATGGAAAAACAACAACAACTAGTATGTTAGCATCAATTTTAGATGTAGGTAATTTTGATCCAACCTATGTGATTGGAGGTAGATTAAACTCAGTTGCGACTAATGCTAAATTAGGTAAGGGTGAATTTATTATTGTAGAGGCAGATGAGTCTGATGCTTCTTTTTTATATCTAACGCCTTTATTTTCTATTGTAACGAATATTGATGAAGACCATATGGAGACTTATGAATTTAGTATGGAAAAATTACATCAAGCTTTCATTGAGTTTGTACATCGCCTACCGTTTTATGGTAAAGCTTTTCTCTGTATAGAGAATGAAAATATTAACTGTATTTTACCCGAGATTAAAAAACCTTATAGCACTTATGGTTTGACAAAAGAAGCAGATATCTTTGCAACGGATATCACAGCGAATGGTATTCAAATGCAATTTATTGTTAATGTTAAGAGGGTAGGAGAATTATTGCAATTTCCAGTGACCCTGAATTTTCCTGGACAACACAGTGTTTTGAATGCATTAGGGGCTATTGGTGTGGCGTTGGAATGTGGGACAGAAATTTCTGCCATTCAAGAGGGTTTAATGAAGTTTCAAGGCGTTGGAAGAAGATTCCAATCTTATGGAGAAATTAATCTAGTAGGTAATAAAGGATCTGCATTGGTTATAGACGATTATGGACACCACCCTATTGAGATTAGATCAACCATATTGGCAGCTAAACAAGCATATCCTGGGAAAAGATTAGTATTAGTTTTTCAACCTCATCGGTACACGCGTACAAGGGATTTATTTGAAGATTTTATTGAAGTGTTGCAAATGGCAGATTTAGTTATACTGACAGATGTGTATGCGGCAGGGGAAAAACCTATTGTTGCTGCGGATAGTAAAACTTTAACTAGAAGTTTACGTGTTCAATCTAATGTGGAGCCTATTTATCAAGGAGATATTAGCAAGGTAGCCGAGACTCTATTTAATATAGCACAAGATAATGATTTAATTTTAACTATGGGAGCTGGGAGTATTAATAAAATTGCATCTCAGTTAGTGGCACTGAGTCAAAAAAATAGGGGTTGA
- the murG gene encoding undecaprenyldiphospho-muramoylpentapeptide beta-N-acetylglucosaminyltransferase, which translates to MSNYLIMAGGTGGHIFPALAVAQKLQKMGHEIVWLGSDGSMETNIIPKYNIKLETIPIKGIRANGLKRKLLLPFTLTKSIANVRKIIQRNQIKGAVGFGGFVSFPGGIAAKLSGIPLIIHEQNAIAGLSNKVLANIADQVFYAFPKTFSNTDGLIGNPIRETIVSISSPEERFLSFKNHLHMLVVGGSLGARVFNEQIPLMLSLIPKDKRPSVKHQCGKNNLGMVKALYEELAVDAEVIEFIDDMAYEYSHSDFVVCRSGALTVSELAAAGLGGYLIPFPFAVDDHQTYNAKYLVEGKAVKCIEQANLSIEQMAESIQRLTREQCLAWAKNARKLAIFNADQKIADRIVSLS; encoded by the coding sequence ATGAGTAATTATTTGATTATGGCAGGAGGAACAGGAGGTCATATATTTCCTGCATTAGCAGTAGCTCAAAAATTACAAAAAATGGGACATGAAATCGTATGGTTGGGTAGTGATGGCTCAATGGAAACAAATATTATTCCTAAATATAATATTAAGTTAGAAACTATTCCCATCAAAGGTATTAGAGCAAATGGATTAAAAAGAAAATTGTTATTGCCTTTTACCTTAACCAAGTCAATTGCTAATGTTAGAAAGATTATTCAAAGAAATCAAATAAAGGGGGCAGTTGGTTTTGGTGGTTTTGTGTCTTTTCCTGGTGGTATAGCAGCGAAATTGTCAGGTATTCCTCTGATAATTCATGAACAAAATGCAATTGCTGGATTGTCTAATAAGGTCTTGGCCAACATAGCAGATCAGGTGTTTTATGCTTTTCCAAAAACTTTTTCCAATACTGATGGATTGATTGGAAATCCGATACGAGAAACTATTGTTAGTATATCTAGTCCTGAAGAGAGGTTCTTATCGTTCAAGAATCATTTACATATGTTGGTTGTTGGAGGGTCACTAGGTGCAAGAGTCTTTAACGAACAAATTCCTTTGATGTTATCCTTAATTCCTAAGGATAAAAGACCTTCAGTAAAGCATCAATGTGGTAAAAACAATTTAGGAATGGTTAAAGCTTTGTACGAAGAATTAGCGGTTGATGCTGAAGTCATAGAATTTATCGATGATATGGCGTATGAATATAGTCATTCAGACTTTGTAGTATGCCGTTCAGGAGCACTAACAGTCTCAGAGTTAGCAGCTGCTGGATTGGGTGGATATTTAATTCCTTTCCCTTTCGCAGTTGATGATCATCAAACTTATAATGCTAAATATTTAGTTGAAGGAAAGGCAGTGAAGTGTATTGAGCAAGCTAACCTATCAATAGAGCAAATGGCAGAAAGTATACAGAGATTAACACGAGAACAATGTTTAGCCTGGGCTAAAAATGCACGGAAATTAGCAATTTTTAATGCTGATCAGAAGATTGCTGATAGAATTGTTTCTTTAAGTTAA
- the ftsW gene encoding putative lipid II flippase FtsW has protein sequence MNRHNKLLDRKILNERYDKILMWVLILLIVFGLVMIYSASVDGRIRKIDSEYYYIIRQGIFFFISIIFGLVNFATISMRKLQRLIPLIVFVSLFLLIFVLFVGTEVNGAKRWIRILGIFNIQPAELFKFVVILYLASYLHRKFEVLTEFKKIWFVGIVPAFGAALILVSGDLGSAVIVFVITLSMLFMAGLRLSWFLIIIVIGLIGAVFAILIAPYRIERIMTFLHPEADPLGAGFQTIQSFVANANGGIWGVGLGNGMARYGLPELHTDFIASFIVEELGVVALIILCFTYIWITIRAFSIGKKASDLDLFYSSFVAKGIGVWIGIQALLHIGINTGTLPTKGLTLPFVSYGGSSLLVGVLAISVLMRIDYENRRKTLGFDI, from the coding sequence GTGAATCGGCATAATAAATTGTTAGATAGGAAGATTTTGAATGAGCGCTATGACAAAATATTGATGTGGGTACTAATTTTACTCATTGTTTTTGGATTAGTGATGATTTATTCTGCTTCGGTAGATGGAAGAATTCGTAAAATAGATAGTGAATATTATTACATAATTCGTCAAGGTATTTTTTTCTTTATTTCTATAATTTTCGGCTTGGTAAACTTTGCAACTATTTCAATGAGAAAATTACAGAGATTGATACCACTAATAGTTTTTGTTAGCTTATTTCTATTGATTTTTGTATTGTTTGTAGGAACTGAAGTTAATGGAGCCAAACGTTGGATCAGGATATTGGGTATTTTTAATATTCAACCAGCAGAGCTATTCAAATTTGTAGTTATTTTGTACTTGGCCAGTTATCTTCATAGAAAATTTGAAGTCTTAACTGAATTCAAAAAAATTTGGTTTGTAGGTATTGTGCCAGCATTTGGTGCTGCTCTAATACTAGTGAGTGGGGATTTAGGTTCTGCAGTTATTGTTTTTGTCATCACTCTGTCTATGTTATTTATGGCGGGGTTACGTTTAAGCTGGTTTTTAATTATCATAGTCATCGGTTTGATAGGTGCGGTTTTTGCAATTTTAATTGCTCCTTATCGTATTGAAAGAATTATGACATTTTTACACCCTGAAGCTGACCCGTTGGGTGCAGGCTTTCAGACAATACAATCTTTTGTGGCAAATGCCAATGGTGGTATTTGGGGAGTTGGTTTGGGTAATGGAATGGCGCGATATGGTTTGCCTGAGTTACACACTGATTTTATTGCTTCATTTATTGTTGAAGAATTAGGTGTGGTGGCTTTGATTATTTTATGTTTTACATATATTTGGATTACGATACGGGCATTTTCTATTGGTAAAAAGGCAAGTGACCTAGATTTGTTCTACTCTTCTTTTGTAGCGAAGGGTATCGGGGTTTGGATAGGTATACAAGCCTTGTTACATATTGGTATTAATACAGGTACTTTACCTACAAAGGGTTTAACATTACCCTTTGTATCCTATGGGGGTTCTTCATTATTGGTAGGTGTTTTAGCAATTAGTGTGTTAATGAGGATAGACTATGAAAATAGAAGAAAAACATTAGGTTTTGATATATGA
- the murD gene encoding UDP-N-acetylmuramoyl-L-alanine--D-glutamate ligase has translation MLDKKIVEFKNNQRILVLGLQKTGKSVLRFLQAKELVILSGYARSISDQDRADLAQDFPKVFFYSGELKEVLFSNSFDCLVLSPGFSIYLPEIQEFIRSGGEVTGDIQLWLEYIKKPQEKLIAITGSNGKSTVTELVGYLCREAGMNTVVAGNIGLPILDAAYSQNKLVDVWVLELSSFQLETISYLSANATTCLNISEDHLDRYKDLLDYAYHKDKIFDGAKTQVLNLDDALCRSMQRTEMNTIYFSLKGRSDYWLNPNTKHQALMKGSDYLISMQSLSLQGLHNAGNILVALALCESIGLSLDEMLVSLPNFKGLPHRFEKIGEINSISFIDDSKGTNVGATIAALEGVPTDVILIAGGLGKGQDFRPLRTIVEDKVIGLFLIGQDAKQIARVFEHSSIEPILCASLEEAVQKAYRVAPKNSWILLSPACASMDMFRDYAHRSEVFVKVFEELKSESA, from the coding sequence ATGTTGGATAAGAAAATTGTGGAATTTAAAAATAATCAACGTATTCTTGTACTAGGACTGCAAAAAACGGGTAAGTCCGTATTAAGATTTTTACAAGCAAAAGAACTGGTGATTTTGTCGGGTTATGCTAGGTCTATTTCAGATCAAGATAGGGCTGATTTAGCACAAGATTTCCCTAAAGTATTTTTCTATTCAGGAGAGCTCAAGGAGGTTTTATTTTCCAATTCGTTTGATTGTTTAGTGTTGAGTCCTGGCTTTTCTATTTATCTTCCAGAAATTCAGGAATTTATTCGATCAGGAGGTGAAGTCACGGGGGATATTCAACTATGGTTGGAGTACATTAAAAAACCACAGGAAAAGTTAATAGCCATTACAGGTTCAAATGGAAAAAGTACAGTAACAGAGCTAGTAGGTTATTTGTGTCGTGAAGCTGGCATGAATACAGTAGTAGCTGGGAATATAGGGCTACCTATTTTGGATGCGGCTTACTCACAAAATAAATTGGTTGATGTGTGGGTTCTAGAACTGTCTAGTTTTCAGTTAGAAACTATTTCTTATTTATCAGCAAATGCGACAACTTGTTTAAATATTTCTGAGGATCACTTAGATAGATATAAAGATTTATTAGACTATGCTTACCATAAAGATAAAATTTTTGATGGCGCTAAAACACAGGTTTTAAATCTAGACGATGCATTGTGTCGTTCTATGCAACGAACTGAAATGAATACCATTTATTTTTCATTAAAAGGACGTAGTGATTATTGGTTGAATCCAAATACTAAGCATCAAGCTTTAATGAAGGGTAGTGATTATTTAATTTCTATGCAAAGTTTATCCTTACAGGGATTGCATAATGCAGGTAATATATTGGTTGCATTAGCTTTGTGTGAGTCAATAGGATTGAGTTTAGATGAAATGTTGGTTAGTCTACCTAACTTTAAAGGGTTACCACATCGATTTGAAAAAATTGGGGAAATTAATTCAATTAGTTTCATTGATGATTCTAAAGGAACTAACGTAGGTGCAACAATAGCAGCTTTGGAAGGGGTGCCTACAGATGTGATTTTGATTGCTGGAGGGTTAGGTAAAGGACAGGACTTTAGACCTTTAAGAACAATTGTAGAAGATAAAGTTATAGGTTTATTTTTGATAGGACAGGATGCAAAGCAAATTGCGCGGGTTTTCGAACATTCCAGTATTGAACCAATACTATGTGCTAGTTTAGAAGAAGCGGTTCAAAAAGCTTATCGAGTGGCACCAAAAAATAGTTGGATTCTGTTAAGTCCTGCTTGTGCTAGTATGGATATGTTTAGAGATTATGCTCATCGTTCGGAAGTATTTGTTAAAGTGTTCGAGGAGTTAAAGAGTGAATCGGCATAA
- a CDS encoding phospho-N-acetylmuramoyl-pentapeptide-transferase — MIVWLADLLSDWVSWFRLFHYITFRAVMAALTALFICLFFGPWTIRRLTELKIGQAIRKDGPQTHLVKAGTPTMGGSLIIASIVLTILLWANLTNIYIWLLLFVLLSIGGLGFYDDWKKVVYQDPNGVSARFKIIYQSMIAIFVGIYLLNFADYGQYAELIIPFIKNCQYPLGALGFCVLTYFVIVGTSNAVNLTDGLDGLVALPVVLLSAGLSVFTYVTGHIEFSNYLQIIYIPEVGEVTIFCAAICGACLGFLWWNAHPAQVFMGDVGSLALGGVLGTIAVIVRQEIILFIMGGLFVVETLSVMLQVGSYKMRRKRVFLMAPIHHHYEQKGWEETQVVIRSWIITIVLILIGLTSLKIR, encoded by the coding sequence ATGATTGTATGGTTAGCAGATTTATTAAGTGATTGGGTTAGTTGGTTCAGACTGTTTCATTATATTACTTTCAGAGCTGTAATGGCAGCTTTAACCGCTTTATTTATTTGTTTATTCTTTGGTCCATGGACTATTCGAAGATTAACGGAACTTAAAATAGGACAAGCGATTAGGAAAGATGGGCCACAAACCCATCTTGTTAAAGCTGGCACCCCAACAATGGGGGGGTCTCTAATCATTGCATCCATTGTCTTGACAATACTTCTTTGGGCAAACTTGACTAATATTTATATTTGGTTACTATTATTTGTTTTATTATCCATTGGTGGGTTGGGATTCTATGATGATTGGAAAAAAGTAGTTTATCAAGATCCTAATGGTGTTTCTGCAAGATTCAAAATAATTTACCAATCTATGATAGCTATATTTGTAGGTATCTATTTATTAAATTTTGCTGATTATGGGCAATATGCTGAATTGATCATACCTTTTATTAAAAATTGTCAATATCCTTTGGGTGCACTGGGTTTTTGTGTTTTAACTTATTTTGTGATTGTAGGCACCTCGAATGCAGTCAATTTAACGGATGGTTTGGACGGTTTGGTTGCTCTTCCCGTTGTATTATTATCTGCAGGTTTATCTGTGTTTACTTATGTCACAGGACATATAGAATTTTCAAATTATTTGCAAATAATATATATTCCTGAAGTGGGGGAAGTGACTATTTTTTGTGCGGCCATATGTGGTGCATGTCTTGGATTCTTATGGTGGAATGCCCATCCTGCACAAGTTTTTATGGGTGATGTTGGTTCATTGGCTTTAGGTGGTGTATTGGGTACTATTGCTGTGATTGTGAGGCAAGAAATTATTTTATTTATTATGGGTGGATTGTTTGTGGTTGAGACATTATCGGTAATGCTTCAGGTTGGCTCTTATAAAATGAGACGAAAGAGGGTATTTTTAATGGCTCCTATTCACCATCATTATGAACAAAAAGGTTGGGAGGAAACCCAAGTGGTTATTCGTTCTTGGATTATTACGATTGTGTTAATTCTAATAGGGTTGACTTCTTTAAAAATTAGATAG
- the murF gene encoding UDP-N-acetylmuramoyl-tripeptide--D-alanyl-D-alanine ligase: protein MKLSFIYNTFNQFNRFPDVEVRNIVTDSRIAQQGDVFFAIKGVNFDGHQFIDDVLSKGVLAVIASDSTVKNDKIILVDDTVKSLGLLASKWRQEINPYVLGITGSSGKTTVKELTATILKSIYGQDNVLWTQGNLNNHLGVPLTLLKLSAAHRFAVIEMGMNHFGELSYLTQIVKPNIVLINNILRAHIGCGFKNLEGIALAKSEVLQELDDAGTAVLPKDSPQFEFLLQQAAGHLVRTFGLESGDIYTTNIKTEAFFSECTVHTPIGIEKIHIPLPGVHNISNVLAALALVTGIPDIQLIDIINSLSLYQSKPGRLFISRLNNGSDLIDDSYNANPDSMKVALSVLANMPNQKIFVMGDMGELGANAQVIHQEIGQYAKQIGVDYLLAIGNMSLFAVDGFGHCAEHYQNKHDLLVRLEKLLCENSSILVKGSRFMRMEEISQSIRNM, encoded by the coding sequence ATGAAGCTATCTTTTATTTATAATACATTTAATCAGTTTAATAGATTTCCAGATGTAGAGGTCAGAAATATAGTAACAGATAGTAGGATCGCACAACAAGGAGATGTTTTTTTTGCCATAAAAGGAGTAAATTTTGATGGACATCAGTTTATAGATGATGTGTTGAGTAAAGGAGTATTGGCTGTTATTGCTTCTGATTCAACTGTGAAAAACGATAAAATAATTTTAGTAGATGATACAGTTAAATCTTTAGGATTATTAGCAAGCAAATGGCGTCAAGAAATTAACCCTTATGTATTGGGTATCACTGGTTCTAGTGGCAAGACGACTGTTAAAGAATTGACAGCTACTATTTTGAAATCAATTTATGGTCAAGATAATGTTTTATGGACACAGGGGAATTTAAATAATCATCTAGGTGTTCCTTTAACTTTATTGAAACTATCAGCAGCTCATCGATTTGCAGTAATTGAGATGGGAATGAATCATTTTGGAGAATTATCTTATTTAACCCAAATAGTAAAACCGAATATTGTTTTAATTAATAATATCTTACGGGCACATATCGGTTGTGGCTTCAAAAATTTAGAAGGTATTGCTTTGGCAAAATCTGAGGTATTACAAGAATTAGATGATGCAGGTACTGCTGTTTTACCTAAAGACAGTCCACAATTTGAATTTTTATTACAACAAGCAGCAGGACATTTGGTTAGAACATTTGGTTTAGAATCGGGAGATATTTATACTACAAATATTAAAACTGAAGCTTTTTTTTCTGAATGTACGGTACATACACCCATTGGGATAGAAAAAATTCATATTCCATTACCAGGTGTACATAATATTAGTAATGTATTAGCTGCACTTGCTTTAGTAACTGGCATACCAGATATTCAACTAATTGATATTATTAATAGTTTAAGTCTCTATCAGAGTAAACCCGGTCGACTATTTATTTCTCGTTTAAATAATGGTTCTGATTTAATAGATGATTCTTATAATGCCAATCCTGACTCAATGAAAGTGGCGCTGTCAGTATTGGCCAATATGCCAAATCAAAAGATTTTTGTCATGGGAGATATGGGAGAGTTAGGTGCTAACGCTCAAGTTATACACCAAGAAATAGGGCAGTATGCTAAGCAAATAGGGGTAGACTATTTATTAGCAATAGGAAATATGAGTCTATTTGCTGTTGATGGATTTGGACATTGTGCTGAACACTATCAAAATAAACATGATTTATTGGTAAGATTGGAAAAATTATTATGTGAGAATTCTTCTATTTTGGTAAAAGGGTCTCGTTTTATGAGAATGGAAGAAATCAGTCAAAGCATTAGAAATATGTAG